Part of the Cyanobacteria bacterium GSL.Bin1 genome is shown below.
GATGCCTTATTAATTAATAGCGCGATCGCGCTGGCAAAAAATCCCGTTGCCATGGGTCGCGCCATGGGGATGGCAACGGAAGCCGGAAGACTCGCCTACCTCTCCGGACGCATTCCCATTAAACAATATGCCAGCGCCAGTTCTCCTACCACTGGCTTAGTCGGATCAGCATAGTGGTCATTCGTCATTCGTTATTCGTCATTAGACATTGAAACCAAGGACTTAAGGACAAATTATGGGCATTATCACTTGGGCAATTTTAGGACTGATCGCTGGCGCGATCGCGAAAGCGATTTATCCGGGCGAACAAAATACAGGGCTTGCGGGAACCATGGCATTAGGGATTCTGGGTTCTCTCGTCGGTGGTTGGATTGGCGAACAACTGCAAGAGTTTTTAGACATTCCGAGTCCAGCAGTCGGAAGTTTTAGCTTATCGGGGATTATTACTGCTGTTCTTGGCGCGATCGCGATTATTTTTATTTGGGGTTTATTAACAAAACCGAGTCGTTAATCAAAATGAGAAACTTGCAAGGTCAATTAATTTCTCGCCTTGATTCAATCCCCCTAGAAAGGGGGAGAATTCAAGATAGAGAACTAACTTTCTTCGTCTTCTTCTAATTCCAAACCAAAGACTTGCGCGATCGCTTTTTCTACTTTATAGCCAGAATCAATCGACTCTAAGGGATCTTTGCGGAGACGATGACGAAGACAAAAAGGCATCACACGACGGATATCATCGACAGTAACTTCCGTGCGTCCTTCCAAGGCAGCTAGTGCTTTCGCCGCCCGATTGGTGACAATATCACCCCGCAAGCCATCCACGTCTAACTCACCACAAACTTGCGATACTTTCACCCGCAAATCATATTCCATTTGTACTTCGGGAAGTAAGGCTTGCGCTTGGACAATTTTTTCTTGTAACTCAGTTTGTTGGTCTTGGTAATGCTGAGTAAATTCTTGGGGATTTTGATCAAAATCAGATCGCTGCTCAACAATTTTGACCCGCAATTCAGGATCTCTAACGGTCCGTACTTCCACATTCATGCCAAACCGGTCTAAAAGTTGGGGACGCAATTCTCCTTCTTCCGGGTTCCCCGAACCGACTAACACAAACCGCGCTGGATGACGAATAGAAATGCCTTCCCGTTCCACCGTATTCCAGCCACTGGCTGCTGAGTCTAATAACACATCAACCAAGTGATCATCTAAGAGGTTCACCTCATCGACATATAATAAGCCTCGGTTGGCTTTCGCCAGCAACCCTGGTTCAAAGGCTTTTACCCCTTCCGAAAGGGCTTTTTCAATGTCAATGGTTCCGCAAACCCGGTCTTCTGTTGCCCCCAGAGGCAGGTCAATCATGGGAACTTGATGTTTAACAGTAGTCAGTGGTTCTTCCTGTTCCCACTTAGTACGCACTTCCTCACTCATTAAATCAGGGTCATCGGGATGGCTGTTAAACGGATCGCCGGCGACAATATCAATTTCAGGGAGTAAATCAGCTAAAGCCCGGATTGTGGTGGATTTACCGGTTCCGCGATCGCCCATAATCATGACCCCGCCAATTTTGGGGTCAATGACATTGAGCAATAACGCCAACTTCATATCGTCTTGACCGATAATAGCGGTAAAGGGAAACACAACGCGACGCCGCGTTTTTTGGGAAATCGGAGGAGTATCTGCGGTGACTGTCATATTAAATGGTATTGATTATTGCTTAGTTTTGATCTCAATGCAAACCACTAACCTTCTACTCTAACGCAATTGGGTTGTAATCTGGGGGAGCAGTGTTCTTGATTAGTAGCAGTAACCGCGAAAACATGATCGTGTTCGGTTTTCTCCGAAGTAACAATTTCTAACGACAACCGAGAGACTCACGAGTGGAAATGCCTGTGGTGGGATTCACGCCAGATGCCCGCTCACAGAGTTTTTTCACTTGTAGCCGATCCACAACAGCATTTGTAAAATCAGCACCTTCTACGATCGCGCCATCAAATTTAGACCGTAACATCATCGCCTCAGTGAGAACGGCATTGGTCAAATCAATCCCGGTAAAGTCGGTCAAGTAAGCAATCCCATTGGTAAAATTAACCCCTCGCCAGTTGGCATTGTGTAAGGTTGCCCCATTAAAAACAGCCCCTTCTAGGTCAGCATCATGAAAATCAGCCCCTTCAAGATCTTCATCATAAAATTCTGCTTCAATTAGGGTTTGGCCAGAAAAGTCTTGAGTTTCTGCTTGCACGGCTTCATCAAAGGAACGGACTGCTCGTGGAGTTGCCGCTAACACCGGTGAGGACACAAAAAAGAGCGCGATCGCGCTGACAATTAAACTAAACTTTAAAATCGTTCGCATTTTAATTTGAAATTGAATACTTCCTTTAGTGTTTATCTTAATATTTCTTTACGCTTTCGGAAACCATAACCGGGAATAATTGACAATCAACCCCGAAAAATTGACAATTTATGATCAGTTTGTCGGTTAGGCTCGATGCGCCACAAACAACTGAGTTGGCAAACAACAATCCATCCTTAACGAGAACCCAACATGACTTCTCCCACTGACTGGTCAACTTTATTGCAACAACTCCTGGATCAACAGTCCCTATCCCAAGAACAGTCCGCCACTCTAATGGCAGGGTGGCTCAATGAAGACATTCCCCCGGTTCTCTCAGGCGCTATTTTAGCCGCTATTCAAGCAAAGGGGGTTTCACCAACGGAACTGGCAGGAATGGCACGGGTGTTGCAAGAACAATCGCTGCAAAAAAATCCTCTCAGTTATTCAGAAGCCGTTATTGATACCTGCGGTACGGGAGGAGATGGCGCCTCCACCTTCAATATTTCCACTGCTGTTGCCTTTGTGGTGGCAGCAGCCGGGGTGAAAGTGGCAAAGCATGGCAACCGTTCGGCATCGAGTAAAGTGGGTTCTGCCGATGTTTTAGAAGCCCTCGGGATTAATCTCAATACGTCCATTGAACGCACGCAAAGTGCCCTCGAAGCAGTAGGCATTACGTTTTTATTTGCCCCCGGTTGGCATCCGGCAATGAAAAGTGTGGTTCCCTTACGCAAAACGCTGAAAGTGCGTACCATTTTCAACTTGTTGGGACCTTTAGTGAACCCGTTACGTCCCACGGCACAAGTGATGGGAGTGTTTGATAGCAAGTTAATTGATACTGTTGCCCAAGCCTTTCAGTTACTCGGAATGGAGCGCGCGATCGTCCTTCATGGACGCGAAAAACTGGATGAAGCCGGGTTAGCGGCTCCCACTGACTTAGCGATCCTAGACCACAAAGAAGTGGTTGTCACCAGTATTGAACCAGAAAGCATCGGGTTGCACTCCTTACCGACAGAAACCCTCAGAGGAGGAGAATTAGCTGAAAATAAGAACATTCTTACTCAGGTGTTACAGGGAAAAGGGAGCATTGCCCAACAAGAGGTGGTTGCCCTCAATGCCTCTCTCGCTTTACAAGTGGCAGGGGTCGTTCCCCTCTATGCCCACGAAGCGGGAATTAAGAAATCAAAAGAAATTTTGAGCAGTGGTGCAGCTTGGGAGAAGCTAGAAGCCTTAGTGGCGTTTTTACGATGAATGACACAGAAAGTCACCGCATTCACAATTAATTGTTAGATGAATGCCTCCCTTGAGGCTAGCGTATTCTAAAGCTGATGAAACCACCAATTCGGAGATGAGTGGATAATCTGAGCCATCTTTTCGTACCCACTTTTTTGAGGATGAGAGCCATCATTCCTTAAAACGTCCTGACGATAAATTGGGTCTGCAACCAGTGGCAAAAACAAATCAATATAGGGAACTTCAAGCATCTTGCTCGCTTCAGCCAAGATTTGGGAAAGCCCTTGAATTCTCTCGTTGTGAGTCTCATCTGCAACCGGAGGCGGACCCACTGTTAACACCTTATATTTTTGCTTAGCTTGACGCAAAATCTGCTGAATATTCCGGCGAGAATCTTGATTAAGAACTCGCAATGCTCCATTTTGACGAGCAGTATCATTTACCCCGCAAGAAAGAACGATTCTGCCATCGCAAAAAGCGGGTAAACGAGAGGCGCATTCCCTTTCCCAGCGCTCCTTAATTTGCTGACTGGTTTCCCCTCTAATGCCAAGATTGTAATAAGTGATAGGAAAGCCATTATGGATTGCTTGCGCACACAGACGCCCTGCCCAACCAAGAGCACTTTCATCTCCTGTCCCGTTAACTAACGAATCCCCGAGAAAACAAATTCTAATATCTTGAGACATTAGTGATCATTGCTACGAATAACCCACTTCGACAAGAGCTTGGCCGAACGGCTCACTCGAGCCGCTCAGTTGCCATAACTAGTGACGAAGGACCCGAAATTCCCCCACTCACTCTTTATTGGGATGAAAGGGTTGCAGCAGAACGGCGGCGGCGACGACGACCTCGGAAATCTAGCTTTGAATCAGTACCATTGTTACCATTCGTACCATTATTTCTGTTACCGTTACTCTTCACCAAGGGATCACTTGTACCATTCTTATT
Proteins encoded:
- a CDS encoding GlsB/YeaQ/YmgE family stress response membrane protein translates to MGIITWAILGLIAGAIAKAIYPGEQNTGLAGTMALGILGSLVGGWIGEQLQEFLDIPSPAVGSFSLSGIITAVLGAIAIIFIWGLLTKPSR
- the bchI gene encoding magnesium chelatase ATPase subunit I; the encoded protein is MTVTADTPPISQKTRRRVVFPFTAIIGQDDMKLALLLNVIDPKIGGVMIMGDRGTGKSTTIRALADLLPEIDIVAGDPFNSHPDDPDLMSEEVRTKWEQEEPLTTVKHQVPMIDLPLGATEDRVCGTIDIEKALSEGVKAFEPGLLAKANRGLLYVDEVNLLDDHLVDVLLDSAASGWNTVEREGISIRHPARFVLVGSGNPEEGELRPQLLDRFGMNVEVRTVRDPELRVKIVEQRSDFDQNPQEFTQHYQDQQTELQEKIVQAQALLPEVQMEYDLRVKVSQVCGELDVDGLRGDIVTNRAAKALAALEGRTEVTVDDIRRVMPFCLRHRLRKDPLESIDSGYKVEKAIAQVFGLELEEDEES
- the trpD gene encoding anthranilate phosphoribosyltransferase, with translation MTSPTDWSTLLQQLLDQQSLSQEQSATLMAGWLNEDIPPVLSGAILAAIQAKGVSPTELAGMARVLQEQSLQKNPLSYSEAVIDTCGTGGDGASTFNISTAVAFVVAAAGVKVAKHGNRSASSKVGSADVLEALGINLNTSIERTQSALEAVGITFLFAPGWHPAMKSVVPLRKTLKVRTIFNLLGPLVNPLRPTAQVMGVFDSKLIDTVAQAFQLLGMERAIVLHGREKLDEAGLAAPTDLAILDHKEVVVTSIEPESIGLHSLPTETLRGGELAENKNILTQVLQGKGSIAQQEVVALNASLALQVAGVVPLYAHEAGIKKSKEILSSGAAWEKLEALVAFLR
- a CDS encoding pentapeptide repeat-containing protein, giving the protein MRTILKFSLIVSAIALFFVSSPVLAATPRAVRSFDEAVQAETQDFSGQTLIEAEFYDEDLEGADFHDADLEGAVFNGATLHNANWRGVNFTNGIAYLTDFTGIDLTNAVLTEAMMLRSKFDGAIVEGADFTNAVVDRLQVKKLCERASGVNPTTGISTRESLGCR
- a CDS encoding lipase, coding for MSQDIRICFLGDSLVNGTGDESALGWAGRLCAQAIHNGFPITYYNLGIRGETSQQIKERWERECASRLPAFCDGRIVLSCGVNDTARQNGALRVLNQDSRRNIQQILRQAKQKYKVLTVGPPPVADETHNERIQGLSQILAEASKMLEVPYIDLFLPLVADPIYRQDVLRNDGSHPQKSGYEKMAQIIHSSPNWWFHQL